Proteins from a genomic interval of Lolium perenne isolate Kyuss_39 chromosome 1, Kyuss_2.0, whole genome shotgun sequence:
- the LOC127327784 gene encoding S-type anion channel SLAH2-like, protein MLWKTLETEPSTAFLRVHPIANHVFWGVSVALTLLVFVTYLLKVVFYFEAVRREFYHPVRVNFFFAPWIACLFLVKGVPRPVGEIHHVVWYFLMVPILCLDLKIYGQWMSSGERRLSRVANPSNHLAVVGNFVGALLGARMGLRELPIFFFAVGLAHYTVLFVTLYQRLPTNVQLPKELHPVFFLFVAAPSVASMAWARISGEFNSGAKLAYFVSMFLYASLVVRVNLFRGFRFSLAWWAYTFPMTSVALATVLYASEVDNMVTRTLAVGLSVLAAVTVTGVLATTVYHAFVIGDLFPNDVSIAITRRKPKFSKILAHLRSSRTDVKELVLSIPNFNSSSKIGAYSDDSGSITRTSSSSDESQGRRIIRPLDGRRATHYVREN, encoded by the coding sequence ATGCTGTGGAAGACCCTCGAGACGGAGCCCTCCACGGCGTTCCTCCGTGTCCACCCCATCGCCAACCACGTCTTCTGGGGGGTCTCCGTCGCGCTGACCCTGCTCGTCTTCGTCACCTACCTCCTCAAGGTCGTCTTCTACTTCGAGGCCGTCCGCCGCGAGTTCTACCACCCAGTGCGCGTCAACTTCTTCTTCGCGCCATGGATCGCCTGCCTCTTCCTCGTCAAGGGCGTGCCCCGGCCCGTGGGCGAAATACATCACGTCGTGTGGTACTTCCTCATGGTTCCCATCCTCTGCCTCGACCTCAAGATCTATGGCCAATGGATGTCCTCCGGCGAGCGGCGCCTGTCAAGAGTGGCCAACCCGTCCAACCACCTCGCCGTCGTCGGCAACTTCGTCGGTGCGCTGCTCGGCGCCAGGATGGGCCTCCGGGAGCTTCCCATCTTCTTCTTCGCTGTCGGGCTAGCGCACTACACCGTGCTCTTCGTCACCCTGTACCAGCGGCTCCCCACCAATGTGCAGCTGCCCAAGGAGCTGCACCCGGTGTTCTTCCTCTTCGTGGCCGCGCCCAGCGTCGCGTCCATGGCCTGGGCCAGGATCTCCGGCGAGTTCAACAGCGGCGCCAAGCTCGCCTACTTCGTCTCCATGTTCCTCTACGCGTCGCTGGTGGTTCGCGTCAACCTATTCCGGGGCTTCAGGTTCTCTCTGGCCTGGTGGGCATACACGTTCCCGATGACCAGCGTTGCGCTGGCCACGGTGCTGTACGCGTCGGAGGTGGACAACATGGTAACGCGGACGCTGGCGGTGGGGCTGTCGGTGCTCGCCGCTGTCACGGTCACCGGCGTGCTTGCCACCACCGTGTACCACGCCTTCGTGATAGGGGACCTTTTCCCCAACGACGTGTCCATCGCCATCACGCGGCGGAAGCCCAAGTTCAGCAAGATCCTTGCGCACCTCCGGTCGTCCAGAACAGACGTCAAGGAGCTCGTCCTctccatcccaaatttcaattccAGTTCCAAAATCGGGGCCTACTCCGACGATTCTGGATCCATCACCAGGACGAGCAGCAGTTCCGACGAGTCACAGGGAAGGCGGATCATCAGACCGTTAGATGGTCGGCGCGCAACACATTACGTGCGCGAAAATTAG